In Phacochoerus africanus isolate WHEZ1 chromosome 1, ROS_Pafr_v1, whole genome shotgun sequence, the following are encoded in one genomic region:
- the TRMT10C gene encoding LOW QUALITY PROTEIN: tRNA methyltransferase 10 homolog C (The sequence of the model RefSeq protein was modified relative to this genomic sequence to represent the inferred CDS: inserted 2 bases in 1 codon): MXLFLKMSVSITFLRPFTRVLVPFTLPRKRRVLYTTILQRYMSSKIPAVSNPSKESTSSSEQLELDGWKITMKSSVQEEGVSTFSSNKDEDPLAATRELIEMWRLLGKEVPEHISEEELKTIMECVSKSSKKKYLKYLYIREKMKKAKQIKKEMKVAAKEQVNKDQLPETTKENKQQNFLFLRLWDRNMDIAMGWKGAQAMQFGQPLVFDMAYDDCMKPKELQNAVSQLLESEGWNRRDVDPFHIYFCNLKTDGAYYRELVKRYGEKWNKLLLTATEKSHVDLFPKDSIIYLTADSPNVMTTFKHDKIYIVGSFVDKNMQPGASLAKAKRLKLATECLPLDKYLQWDTGTKNLTLDQMIRILLCLKNTGSWEEALKFVPRRKHTGYLEISQHSQEFVNRLKKSKTFSSFPRGSVNRRSQKS, translated from the exons AT CCTTTTCCTCAAAATGAGTGTCAGTATCACCTTCTTAAGACCTTTTACAAGAGTTTTGGTGCCATTCACCCTTCCTAGGAAGAGAAGGGTTTTATATACAACAATTCTGCAGAGATATATGTCTTCCAAAATTCCAGCTGTGTCTAATCCTAGTAAGGAGAGTACATCATCTTCTGAACAGCTGGAGTTGGATGGGTGGAAAATCACAATGAAATCTAGTGTACAAGAAGAGGGTGTTTCAACATTCTCAAGTAACAAGGATGAAGATCCTCTAGCTGCCACCAGGGAGTTAATTGAGATGTGGAGATTGCTTGGCAAAGAGGTACCAGAACACATCAGCGAAGAAGAGCTCAAAACCATTATGGAATGTGTTTCtaaatcatccaaaaaaaaatatttaaaatatttatatattagggaaaaaatgaaaaaagccaagcaaataaaaaaggaaatgaaagtagcAGCAAAAGAACAAGTAAACAAAGATCAGCTACCAGAAACTACTaaggaaaataaacagcaaaactTTCTATTTCTACGACTCTGGGATAGGAATATGGACATTGCAATGGGCTGGAAAGGTGCCCAGGCCATGCAGTTTGGACAGCCTTTGGTTTTTGACATGGCTTATGATGACTGTATGAAACCAAAAGAACTACAAAATGCTGTTTCCCAACTTTTAGAAAGTGAAGGATGGAACAGAAGAGATGTTGATCCTTTCCATATTTATTTCTGCAATCTTAAAACTGATGGTGCTTACTATAGAGAGTTAGTTAAACGTTATGGAGAAAAGTGGAACAAATTGCTTTTAACAGCAACAGAAAAGTCTCATGTTGATTTATTTCCAAAGGACAGTATCATATACTTAACTGCAGATTCTCCCAATGTTATGACTACTTTTAAGCATGACAAAATTTATATAGTGGGATCTTTTGTTGATAAGAATATGCAGCCAGGTGCATCCCTAGCCAAAGCAAAACGGCTGAAGCTGGCAACAGAATGCCTTCCATTAGATAAATATTTACAGTGGGACACTGGTACCAAAAATCTCACCTTAGATCAAATGATACGTATTTTGTTATGTCTAAAAAACACTGGTAGTTGGGAAGAGGCTCTGAAGTTTgttcctaggagaaaacatactGGTT